The following proteins are co-located in the Triticum aestivum cultivar Chinese Spring chromosome 1A, IWGSC CS RefSeq v2.1, whole genome shotgun sequence genome:
- the LOC123080973 gene encoding uncharacterized protein isoform X1 — protein MATSFFNFLKEGLLPTRNRRLFFALYAVVAASTALLLLGSDLAIQPLANEIQLDAKALNNTDPGSPDFARLVHEIQDDTRELLLVGAGYLLLSVVITSVVRIVLLFAAVLTYSGEEEQRTTFTLGALLGKAKAQLKGPLLTLAFVYVLEIVCIVLLAFVGALLGLLMAMLRKYFMVLLLASGLLLGAAAVFLVYFSFLCSFSVVVAVDEPGCHGAAALGRAWRLAKGKRRQVVMYVAVIGALAAVLSPVHTLATTCPGGSVALGLLLGFVYAALMALVQLFAVCAMTAFYYERKENSDNQLGAAGYAKLSSTEEATA, from the exons ATGGCGACTTCGTTCTTCAACTTCCTAAAGGAAGGCCTCCTCCCGACCCGCAACAGGAGGCTCTTCTTTGCGCTCTacgccgtcgtcgccgcctccaccgcgcTGCTCCTCCTAGGCAGCGACCTCGCCATCCAGCCCCTCGCCAACGAGATCCAGCTCGATGCCAAGGCGCTGAACAACACCGACCCGGGCAGCCCGGACTTCGCCAGGCTCGTACATGAGATCCAGGATGACACCAGGGAGCTGCTGCTCGTGGGCGCGGGGTACCTCTTGCTCTCGGTCGTCATCACCTCGGTCGTCCGGATCGTCCTCCTCTTCGCCGCCGTCTTGACGTACTccggcgaggaggagcagcgcACTACCTTTACCTTGGGCG CGCTCCTGGGTAAAGCCAAGGCGCAGCTCAAGGGACCTCTGCTCACGCTCGCCTTCGTCTACGTCCTGGAAATCGTGTGCATCGTGCTTCTGGCGTTCGTGGGCGCGCTCCTCGGTCTCCTCATGGCCATGCTGAGGAAGTACTTCATGGTGCTCCTCCTGGCGTCGGGCCTGCTCCTCGGTGCGGCCGCCGTCTTCCTCGTCTACTTCTCTTTCCTGTGCTCCTTCAGCGTCGTCGTGGCGGTGGACGAGCCCGGCTGCCACGGCGCGGCCGCGTTAGGCAGGGCGTGGAGGCTGGCCAAGGGGAAGAGGAGGCAGGTCGTGATGTACGTCGCCGTTATCGGCGCCCTGGCCGCCGTCTTATCGCCGGTGCACACGCTCGCGACGACATGCCCGGGCGGTAGCGTGGCGCTTGGGCTGCTCCTGGGTTTTGTATACGCGGCTCTGATGGCACTGGTGCAGCTGTTCGCCGTCTGCGCCATGACCGCGTTCTACTACGAGCGCAAAGAGAACAGCGACAACCAGCTCGGGGCTGCTGGATACGCCAAGTTGTCGTCAACGGAAGAAGCAACCGCTTGA
- the LOC123080973 gene encoding uncharacterized protein isoform X2 — protein MATSFFNFLKEGLLPTRNRRLFFALYAVVAASTALLLLGSDLAIQPLANEIQLDAKALNNTDPGSPDFARLVHEIQDDTRELLLVGAGYLLLSVVITSVVRIVLLFAAVLTYSGEEEQRTTFNTLLGKAKAQLKGPLLTLAFVYVLEIVCIVLLAFVGALLGLLMAMLRKYFMVLLLASGLLLGAAAVFLVYFSFLCSFSVVVAVDEPGCHGAAALGRAWRLAKGKRRQVVMYVAVIGALAAVLSPVHTLATTCPGGSVALGLLLGFVYAALMALVQLFAVCAMTAFYYERKENSDNQLGAAGYAKLSSTEEATA, from the exons ATGGCGACTTCGTTCTTCAACTTCCTAAAGGAAGGCCTCCTCCCGACCCGCAACAGGAGGCTCTTCTTTGCGCTCTacgccgtcgtcgccgcctccaccgcgcTGCTCCTCCTAGGCAGCGACCTCGCCATCCAGCCCCTCGCCAACGAGATCCAGCTCGATGCCAAGGCGCTGAACAACACCGACCCGGGCAGCCCGGACTTCGCCAGGCTCGTACATGAGATCCAGGATGACACCAGGGAGCTGCTGCTCGTGGGCGCGGGGTACCTCTTGCTCTCGGTCGTCATCACCTCGGTCGTCCGGATCGTCCTCCTCTTCGCCGCCGTCTTGACGTACTccggcgaggaggagcagcgcACTACCTTTA ACACGCTCCTGGGTAAAGCCAAGGCGCAGCTCAAGGGACCTCTGCTCACGCTCGCCTTCGTCTACGTCCTGGAAATCGTGTGCATCGTGCTTCTGGCGTTCGTGGGCGCGCTCCTCGGTCTCCTCATGGCCATGCTGAGGAAGTACTTCATGGTGCTCCTCCTGGCGTCGGGCCTGCTCCTCGGTGCGGCCGCCGTCTTCCTCGTCTACTTCTCTTTCCTGTGCTCCTTCAGCGTCGTCGTGGCGGTGGACGAGCCCGGCTGCCACGGCGCGGCCGCGTTAGGCAGGGCGTGGAGGCTGGCCAAGGGGAAGAGGAGGCAGGTCGTGATGTACGTCGCCGTTATCGGCGCCCTGGCCGCCGTCTTATCGCCGGTGCACACGCTCGCGACGACATGCCCGGGCGGTAGCGTGGCGCTTGGGCTGCTCCTGGGTTTTGTATACGCGGCTCTGATGGCACTGGTGCAGCTGTTCGCCGTCTGCGCCATGACCGCGTTCTACTACGAGCGCAAAGAGAACAGCGACAACCAGCTCGGGGCTGCTGGATACGCCAAGTTGTCGTCAACGGAAGAAGCAACCGCTTGA